The genomic interval ATCTTTAATGCCGTAGGAAGAGCAGAGATATATCAAAGTGTCCATTGCACTCATATGTTGTGAGATTGAATGGCAGCCATTTTCGCCTCCGTTCACCCAAGTGATTTCGTCTTCCCTTATTCCTCGGTTTGAAGTCCCTTGGCCAGAAACGGATAACAATTGTCCATCGGTAAAGCATCCCTTATTGTGCATATCCTTGACTTCATTTAGTATCGACGTTGCAAGAGAACTTCCGTGgaaattatctaaaatacaatgACCGTTGCGAACTAACGAGTCGACTACAAATTCCACGATATTTACAGTTTGTTTTGAAGGTTGTGAGCAAATTTCTCCAGATTCATCGTACGAATTGATTAAGTTGTCTTTCAGATGAGCGCTCACTGGGAGCGTCTCTAATGCGAAGTATTCAGTATTTTCTGATTCAACTCGCTTTCCGTTGATACCGTCGCCGCATCGTCTATGATGAAACCTCAGGTCCGCTTTTTGATGTTCTTTCGAGCAATACTTCGCCGAGCATTTGATACATTTATATGGGCTTCCTCGCCTATCTGGAATATCTTGCTCGCAGAATGCACACAGCATTCCGGATGACACAGGCGAAGGATAGTTCATCCACTCTCTCCCTGCAGATAAAAAGTTTATGTAATCAGTCTTTACTACATAATGTCTCGGCCGTAAAACCGAGTGCGACCCGGCGGAGACCGGGCCCCAGTTACGGGAACACAGGGACAAACTTCGTTTCCGGCataagaaacaaacaggaaaaaatatcgaaaaatACCCACTTTACATAAAACAGGCTTTTGCGAAATGTTTGGTCTGCACCGTTTGTTAAATCTACTGTCGCCTCGTACACTTGGAATACCATAGTCCTTTACTTGTTTACGAGTGCTAGACCGCACTCAACGTGTTATTcttctatttttgttttgtttgtcacGTACGACACGTACTATAAGAGGAGACAAAGGGAAATACAATAGACATTCTTCTGTTATTAGGTTATAGCTTATTTTGTGCTTCCCGGCGTGTAGAAACCAGGCCTAAATGAGCACcgtaaaaacataaaaaaatattttgctcgtgctttatatattatatccatgagccgtattcagtGCATTGAACataaaacaatcgacttgacTCATTCGAACGCATTCggattgaatacggctcatggataatacgttGTCTGGACTAAGCCTTAGGAATCCATGAGTCTGTCTTTTTGGCCTTTAAGCTGGCCTCattttccctgctagcaaTGGCCTATCTCCTTTTCCTTGCATTTGCTGGGCAGCGAAATAGGCCCATGTCATGGGAAAGAAAACATAggtaaacaaaatacaaataaaatttaCAATTTCTCAACATTTCATGGATCACGTGCAATTGGCATGCCCTCGAGACTACGTTTTTACTAAAGCTCTCcagcgagcacatcgaaaaatacaatgcgagcacggcggaaaaaaaaacgcgaGCATGCGAACATTAGCCGAAGACTGCGAGCACATTATTTCGGCCGCCCCTAAAACTTGTTCGTGGGGGGGAGGCTCCCTATCTCGTTCGTGAGGGAGGGGAGGAAGGGGTCTGTTTTGGTGTTCCTTTCCTGGCCTAGAATCAAGGCGAATCCCTGTTCCTGCTTGCCCCTTCAGGGCTCTTCGTGGAGGTACTCTGAGGAAACTTCCTACTTGCTGGGGACGGATCTCAGGACTGCACAATACTCTGGATAGGATAGGTGTTTGACATTCTCAAGTATGTTGTGCAGCCATTTAAATATCACAAGAGTTTAGTAGCGACTTGAAAGGTGACATTCCGCTGATAATCTCACGTCAGACCAGGAATGTAGAAAAAAGGCTCTGCTCAAGCCAGGGAGTTGTCACAGCTCCCTGCTCTAGCAGACCTCGATGAAACGAAGAATGACCCAAACATGCGCTCGCGCAGGGGGCATCGAtgggtaaaataaaaaaggcggAAAAATGCAAAGCAACTCGCTGATGTCACTCCTTTTTGAGCGCGTGATCATTTAATGCAGACAGGGTACAATAAAGTAGTGAAATCGTGCCCATAGATCTTTCCATATATATAAGGAGAGATTTCTAATTGCGCAAAAGACATTTGCGTTAGCCCACAACATTCAGCAAAACAAACGAGAAAAGCTGGGTATTTTGATCCATGACGATACCGTTAACACGTGCACAGAATCACGTGCGGACTAACTAATTCTACCATTCACACAGTCTACAAACGCTAATCTAATATAAGGACACGAAGTAACTAGAAAAGCTTTGATGCCATTCATTATTTATATCACTTTAGGCTTGGTTTTTGCAGCTCAAGTAGAATATTCAATGTCACTGTGGTATAATGCTAGGTAATGTGGGAGGGAAGATTTGAGGTACCTTACAATTTAaaagccccccctcccccccccccccccccaatttgTTTGACGGGGGGGATAATCTTATTTTGACTTGTGACCACACAATTATAAAGTCATCTAAATTATCATTTATAAACTAGatgaaattattgaataaatcTCCCTTAGCAATCTTATAGATGTTAGATAAAGCACGATTTCACTTTTGTTGTAAACATCTCACCATTGCGTCTTTTATTGCAATACGACTGACATCACGTAAGAGAGGGATATCCGATGTTGCGACTTTTGCCCCATAAACCTTgtactttgttttgtttgtttgttagcGCACAATTCGAATCGTCAATTTAAATTCTGGTTTTTGATCAATTATATTGATTTTTGATATTTCCACAAATAGATAATAACAATTGGGAGTCACAAATCTACAAATCATTGGAAATTTCGAAAACCTCCATTTCTGTTCGAATACTAACTAAATTCTGgctaaatatttttattttttgagtATATAGATATCTAAGATGTCTACCTGGCTTTATTCCCTGGTGTAATTCAGCATACGTAGTTTCAAAaggaaaaatgttttaaatacTCACAAATAAGAATTATAGTAAGCATAATAACATAACGATGATTATATACTCAATTATTGTCGCTTACCATCGGACTCGAAGAGATGAGAGGAATATTCGACTAGCTTGTCCATTGAAGCCCACTAATATAAATTAATTACATTGTCTTGCGACCCCGGCGCTCCATCCTATACCCCATAAACACCGCTATGAGTTTCCCGGGTTTTTGTGTGTGGAAAACCCAGCGTTGACTCACAAGCGAGCCACTCACAATGTTTAGGGATCGATAAAGTTTATCATAGAACTAAGATCGTGTATTGATTTCGCTGAACTGGCGAATGAAATACTAGCAAAGGTTGACAAGTCGCCTTTTTTCCCTAGTCAAGTGGAAAGACGTGATTTGCGGCATGATCGCATCGGATCACAAAAAAATGCCGCGAAATTTAGCGCTTGTTTCCAAAGTGATAGCTAGCGGCTTACAATActaaaacactaaaaaatgattcaccaaaaactggtgCCGCCCGCTTGAAATGTCATTCCGTCTTTCTTCAGTGGCGATGAATGTTAATCAATATTCTTTTTCGAAATTCGACTtcttggtttttttttatggtaaAACTTTCccaaaaaaagtgaaaaaaacttACAGATAGTAGGAAATCTTTAGAAAAATCAAACTAAGCAAACaaatcaccactattatcatacCACTTATTTGAGTTTTGTACGCattttttcgtcttttttcgttttttttttttttttcgtctttttcTGCCCTTAATATTGGCCATGTAGGAAAGATTGGTAGGAACCTTAAAAAGTTGGCATTTCTATCCAAGGTGAAGAGCAGGACCGTGTTTTGACTTTGTTTAAGTATTCAAAGCAAAACCTTTAAACCTACGGGACCACACAGACCTCCATCCCATACTTGCATTGCGCAGACAGTTCTGCGCAAGATAAGTGCAGGTATACATTTATGATCACATGATGTTGAACATGAAATGGTCGCTAGAAATAAACAATtagatacactcttttttatataagaacgtctaattttcatttgaggctgggccgttcttctttttggagcattttaaagctgaatatgttcttaaaatgAGAATATAatagagaattacactaatgaatCAATAGCAATTATAAGGTTTGTTACTATgggcacaatttgattctgcattttagaaggcatcaggactaaaaaaaaaaactatcttTTGTTGTGTCTCGATTATCTGAGACTTAACTTGTAATGTTTTCATACACCTGCCAACAAAattggaaataaaaaattccAGTTTAAAggaataaatttattttaggtCCCCTCTATAGCCAGataaaatctttttatattatttattgcaATCAAACTGAGAATGCTACTCCAAACCAACACAAAacggaaatgttttctttgacTTTTCCGTCCACAGGTCTACTACAATACCGTGCGTGCGAGCTCGCATGTTTCGACTTGAGTTTGTGTGTTCGTGACAGATTTTATTCGGCATACCCGGTCTCGCTTCACTTCCTACTCTCTCCGACTCCATCTAAATTTACAAGGTGTTAAACCGTTATTTGTCaaaagtttttaaaaaattgaGAAGGCAATAGAGAATAGAGAATGGAAAGATTGTCAATTCACTTGTCAGTTTCTGaggttttctattttttttatttgatgttCTCGGCTGATTTTTTTGTGAGTAAGTACTTATTCGTAGCTAAGAATTTCAGCTGTGAAATTAAAACGGCGACTATACTCGATTCAAAGAGTAAacgaaataaagaaaaaaatataatacataAGCTTACGTTTGGTGGTTGATTAAAATTCGGTTAGTTAGGTTAATTGTCAAAGTAATTTTGAGTTAAAAAATCACTAAATAATACttaacataaaataaaaaaatgcacatACAGTGCAAAGCCTTATATTGTGCTATTCAACTATCAAAATTTAAGTACTTACTTGCTACAATTTCAGGGGAGAGTCTTTCATGAATCCGTAGCTTCAGTTGCAGTCTCGCTAACTTTCTTCTAAAACGCTCCATCGTGAATTCAGGTCCACTCGCATTACTCAAACACTGAATATATCGAATGTAAACGCATAAATCCCTAGGTTTCGTGTTGCCGCCTTTCATATAGATGTTGTTGTACAGAGATCTTTCCATTGTTTCAGCTTTGCAGAGCAAATGACTTTAACAACACTTTTCACTATCTGAAGCACTTTGACTGGGTTGCCATTTTTATGTGGATAGATGTCGTGCCGACCTGCACGTCCAAAATTTGAcatgcgcgcgcaacatcaAGGCACAAAATACTATCAACGAAGCAAATAAATCATGCAGTTGAATAATACCAcgtccaaaatatcaaaaaaaattcataaactAGCTGAAACAATTTTGGGATCATGGCTTATGTTTCTGCTTTATTTTGTATGAAATTTGtggtttattttgaatacGTGACTTTGACAGCGCTAGCCTCCTTTTATGCATGTCAGAGTTCACGGAGTTTATACTGTTTATAAGATATTTTCTCGCCAATAGAATGATCAGTTTCGCAATAAATACGTTGAACATTTTAATAGATTGTCTTTCTGTCTTATATTGGCATTTACAAGCTTCTCGCGGTAAAAAGACGCATTGGTTAATGGTCTACTACAATCATGAtatcttttattgttttagcAAAAACAGttcccaaaaaaataattgtgcTTTGTTGCCGGATAGGTTTACAAAAGATGTATTCAAACGACGCATATGTTACGTTAGTGATAGTTATAAAGTAGGGAGAAAACACTTTTCGGTTGATAAGGTGCATGGCTCGTGCGCGCTGGCACGATATTGCGACAAGTGCGGTTTCGAGTCCAACTGGCAAAATAAGTCAATCCAAATTTTGACATGAACAAAACAATGTctcttttataagaacctgtCTTTGCGATTTCTTTGAATAAACGTTTAATTGTatattgtgtgtgtgtgcaaCGTTAAAATTTAGATTGGAAAACGTGCAAGGTTTGTGAACAAAAATGACGTTGTAACgcaatacagtagtaacacaacGCTTGTAAACAAACATTATCGATGGGTTAGACAAATTAATTTTTAAGGAAGGATTAAAAATTTGCCTTATGAACGTGCCATATATAGAGAGATACTTTCACTTTAAAAGCAATGGATTTCTTATGACATTTTAAAGTGTGCATTTTACGTGGGCTTTTCAATACCATCACGACACCAATGTCAATATTACCTCTCCTGTGTCACGTCCTGTGAGTCACTGGGGTCAAGCAACAAAACCACGACCcagacccctccccccccccaaaaaaaaaaaaaaaaaaaatgaaaacacgCTCACAGAAAATTCCATGTTCTCTCTTGTTTGTCTTGACACTAATATTATCGAAAAAAAAGCAATCCAATGGCAATTAGTTGCGCTTGGAATTGGCCAAAGAATGTCGTGGTGATTTCAGCGCCGTATCCTCATTATTAAACAAATgtagaagaaaagaaaacatatcCCTGGGGCTAATCAATTTACTGAGTGCCTTCTCTAGCTTGATAAGTATATATATTAATTGTAGCTTAATCCTACTGCAAATTAAACAATTCTTTCCTAGCTTCCCCCGCGTTAGGCGTCCTTGTAAAACATGCAACTAGGTGTTGTTGCCACTACAGACTGGTGAAGAGGCAAAATCTTCGAGACGTCTGTAATATCTAATCCTTTTTAGCGCTCTTCACATATCAGTTCGCTCCTAACCCCTCCCATTTTGCCTCGTTCTGTGCTTTGGACACGCATGATAAAGAATATACTGATAAGCTGATAAGCTTCACGTTTACATGGTCTCTATGTCAACAGTGTTCCCCATTCCTGAGATGCTCATTATACTGTTAAAACCTCATCCGGCCACCACAGGCAGGGTCCACAACCCTTGTGCGACGGCACAGACGCCAGACGAACTAATGATATTTCTCGCAAGACAGACGAAAGCCGCACCTTACCTACGGGCACTCAATACTTAACAACTTTCTAGAAACAAAGGCTTATTACCCTAAGTATTATTGCGTGACTCTTTTAACAAAGTGAAGAAAACTTCAATAAAACGATGAAAAAAGATTCCCTCTTTTATTTCGTGACTACTTGAAGTATCTAGTATTTGATCACCTATCTGGTTTTATCCACCCTAAGGCGCATTTCAAAAGTGCTCCTCCCCCCTATTAAAGCGTTCGTTTCCGCACACACTTTGTGAATAGCGCTACCTCTTTGGGTCACTCTCAGGTTTTGCAGATCAATAAACTCGCCAAGTCAAGCAAGCATGCGTGCTAGACAGACCGCTTTGTAAGACGTCGGTGAAACACAAAGGTTTTCTACAGCCCTGGAgaatttgttctctttttttaaatgtgctATAACCTACAATTATATTCAGGTCGGTACTCGCCATTGATTTTGATGCTTAAAAGCATGCGTGCTAGACATACCGTTTTGTAAAAGACGTCGGTCGGTCTTTATTGATGTGGTTTATGATGCAAACACGTGCGCCCGTTCCCGTGTATTGGGGAAACATTTGGCATGCATTAAGTACGCAATTATGAATCTcagaacattaaaaaaatgagaGCAAAAACGTGCATAGAATCTATGAGATAAACGTGCCGGTTGAAATACATATCGTTGGGTGCAAGTCTAGGTTCTGCTAATCATATGCACTTCTTCTTATCTTCGCTTAACAATGAAATGCtaatcaaacaaaattatGCTAAATGAATATTGACCAATTTTACAAAAGCTTCACTCCAGTATATGCGAAGCTTAACCCGCAGCGCTTCATTGGTATTAGCAAAAAAGCGGAAAAAAGAACGTCCCAGGCTTCAAAAGCTGTAGCATTTTTGTTCAAATGTCTGTAAACATTTTCACATGGTTTCAGGGGCCAGGATTCAGACTTATgcgttacccatgaaccactgaaGGTGACGATTCAAGATTCTCGAGCCGTTTAAGGCGAGAGAAACCGGTAAACAACATTCTTAATTTGCGCGGGAGACTGGGACGAAGCTGCTACATGCTGGGAAGATTTTAGGCATCGAACGTTCCCTAGATGTGGTGGAGATTATGTATCCGGAAACAGAATTGTCAAAAAATTCCGTTTTCTGGCTTTCATTTAGTAGCACATCCAAATGCTTCCGACGCTATTTTGAATTGCTAATGCGCATTAGTTCCCGGATGCTGTGAGGCTTTCGGAAAGGTGACAAGTGACAAAGGTGTCATGTTTTTGCAACTCCATCCCGATAACTTGGCTGTGACGGACTAAACGATTTAAAAACGCAGACAATtgcttcaaaaaaaaaaattcacaaatcCATTtgatgttactgttgtttcaattttttttatggctCTAGTAATCTGTTTCATGTAAAATTTCAGAGATTTATACTAAATTTCCGGGCATGTTCAAATTGTGTATGCTATGAATTTGCAAGAAATCGCGAATTTGCAAGCGCTGCTCAGAAGACTCAGACCTATTTCCACCTATTTACGTAAACAGGTCAAAATATTTAGAATTAGTATTATAAGCAGCATGTCTTCATTCTGTTTTTTGAAGCGCcagtttttggcttttttcgTAATCTGGTCACATGTCGACCAAGAAGTTCAAACTATTGTCAAAGATACTCAATTGAGTCCCGTACGATGGCGTTGATTACATGTTATTGAACACGTATTTGGTGTAATGAGCGATTCTCGATTATCTTGAGATTAAGTTTCATTTCCGCCTAATAACCGCATATGTAAGGTCGAGTGTGAGTCTTTTGAATGAAAGGAATTATGCCATATATTGACAGGGCTTGGAATAAATAAGTCAAGTAATTCGAGGCGGTAATGACTGGATTCACGTCTCCACAGGCATTCCAAGCTCTCAGTATGTGATTATGAGTATGGAAAGTACTCAACTAAATAGCTTAGAATTTCATCCACACTACATAGAAaacacaacaatcaatcaaGTACAAATATTATTGAGATTTTATTTCAGAGCAAAATGAATGGCTCATTTTAACTTTATATGTTTCCTACAAATTGAGTCAGATCACATACCCAGTGTGGGATCTTGGGAAACTTGTGACGTCTCTGTGAAAAAATGTTGCTAAGtccattaaaaataataatgagttGACTCATGACTtgaaagatataaaaaaaagactttaATAAAACAGAGTTTTTCGCGTAGACTAGCCCGATGGTAGAAAATTTAAGAGCATTCTACTTTTCGTGGGACTTTCAAAAAGAGAAACAGGGTAGTGCATAACACTCAAGAACGCGTTCGACCTTTTGGGAAGAAAGTTGCAGGGAAAACGTGCGAAAAGGCTTACCTTTCGAGGGGATTGTGAAAGGCGATCTGTAAGCACGATCGTTGTTGAATTACTGTTCGACCAATTTttaacagtaaaaaaaatgggaTTCATTATTGGCTGTTTTGTTTTAAGGAACACATAGCTCCTAcgtcttttataaaaaaaattaaattgtaCCTTTGAACCAAATTTTATTCAGCGGTCGCATCAATCGTTTGTGTTCTAGTTATCTTTTCTTGTCTATGTTGCGCGCGCATGAACGCAAGTGTGAGTCGCGACAGAAGGTAGAGGCATGATTTAGTGCACAACCTTTTAAAGTGCTTTGTCTAAGACGATAGGTCTTCAAAACCTCTCATTAGCTGAAAGCTGGCTCAATTCTTCTGTGTGGTTATTACTCTTATAGTAAACCGACAGAATGAGGTCATTTTATCTATGGAAATAAATTTATTCTACTACTTAATCTTTGTTAGTCTTTTTTCGCATAGAAATAATACAGGTTGCGTGTGCCTTGGCACAGATGTGACAAAAGTATTTTTGCGTTCATCCTTCATCCTATATAGCCAATCAGGCAATCAGGCAATCAGGCCAGTACCCAGGATTACTCTTCGggtggaagggggggggaggcaatGCGAATTTTAAAAATCCCGTGGGGGTGGAGGTGGTGAGGGAGAGGAATTTTTATGCCATTGCAGTATCTCAACGGGGTGTtttattatcggatttggctacaaaaatgTTTGACTAACAGatttatgacataccagagtgatcttgAATGTCTCGCTTATGCATGGCTTTGTGAACAGAGAGGACGTCTATTGCGAAACAGAAGCTGCCCTCtgcaccccaccctccctccctggGTACAGGCATGCGTAAAAGGAGAATGCGTAAAAGGAGAATGCGTAAAAGGAGAATGCGTAAAAGGAGAATGCGTAAAAGAAGAATGCGTAAAAGGAGAATGCGTAAAAGGAGAATGCGTAAAAGGAGAATGCGTAAAAGGAGAATGCGTAAAAGGAGAATGCGTAAAAGGAGAATGCGTAAAAGGAGAATGCGTAAAAGGAGAATGCGTAAAAGGAGAATGCGTAAAAGGAGAATGCGTAAAACTGGACCACCAGAATGCGTAAAAGGAGAATGCGTAAAACTGGACCACCAGAATGCGTAAAGGTGGACCACCAGAATGCGTAAAGGTGGACCACCAGAATGCGTAAAATTGGGCCACCAGAATGCGTAAAAGTGGACCACCAGAATGCGTAAAAGTGGACCACCAGAATGCTTAAAAGTGGACCACCAGAATGCGTAAAAGTGGACCACCAGAATGCGTAAAAGTGAACCCCCAGAATGCGTAAAAGTGGACCACCAGAATGCGTAAAAGTGGACCACCAGAATGCTTAAAAGTGGACCACCAGAATGCGTAAAAAAGTGGACCACCAGAATGCGTAAAAGTAGACCACCAGAATGGGTAAAAGTGGACCACCAGAATGCGTAAGAGTGGAGCACCAGAATGTGTAAAAGTGGACCACCAGAATGCGTAAAAGTGGACCATCAGAATGCGTAAAACTGGACCACCAGAATGCGTAAAAGTGGACCTCCAAAATACGTAAAAGTGGACCACCAGAATGCTCAGAAGTGGACCACCAGAATGCTCAAAAGTGGACCACCAGAATGCGTAAAAGTGGACCACCAGAATACGTAAAAGTGGACCACCAGAATGCGTAAAAGTGGACCACCAGAATGCGTAAAAGTGGACCACCAGAAGTCACACGTTGGCTACCCAAGGCAGCAGGCAAGTACCCAGGACtggctgagggggaggggaggggatgcgAAGTCACAGGTATCATATCATATAGAAAATAGCATTTGACGTTCCTTTAATAAGGGAATGGCCaaaaatggcggccgagaagggttcatatcaaacatattccccaaggatagtgtccttcgtttgcattgccttatatggtcattgatgcccatatttagaagagctaaagttttcccgctccctgatctccagaaaatatggtgaaaaatgctgattcctgtcaatttgagactcgtggcaagaatgtttccaaaaaaaacctgacagcttggtcaaatttttatctcactaatcttgaaaagcccttagacccaggcctcccagagattgaccgagcgggtttgaaggtcacccaaatattgatatggcgCGTGGGCGTGTTCCCAGGATtgtccggggggggggggggcgcagtcataggtatcacatGAAAACAtcatagtatttaaagattccATTATGTGTTTTTCctatttcttattaaaattaaaataagaaatgcCCCCCTTTTTGTCCGCCAAGGGGGAACACATGCGCACCCTGTGCGTCCTCTGTTTACGCGCCTGGGATGGGCCATTAGATATTTGAGGATTTGGTCAGTCTATCCATGTATATATCCATGCTTTTTTTCTTAGAACTTTAGTTTCAGTTaccaaaaatagttttttttctgcagaataattttttttgtcactGCGAAGCTCTGGTCGATTATCCAGACCCCGTCCCTAAAGTCTGTCAAATATGTTACAAATAACATTCTAG from Nematostella vectensis chromosome 14, jaNemVect1.1, whole genome shotgun sequence carries:
- the LOC5518820 gene encoding prolyl hydroxylase EGLN3 isoform X3; protein product: MNYPSPVSSGMLCAFCEQDIPDRRGSPYKCIKCSAKYCSKEHQKADLRFHHRRCGDGINGKRVESENTEYFALETLPVSAHLKDNLINSYDESGEICSQPSKQTVNIVEFVVDSLVRNGHCILDNFHGSSLATSILNEVKDMHNKGCFTDGQLLSVSGQGTSNRGIREDEITWVNGGENGCHSISQHMSAMDTLIYLCSSYGIKDHDIQHRSQAMLACYPGQGTGYKRHIDNPNKDGRCITTIYYLNPGWNSKTDGGTLKLMPEKSFFPELNKSEVEVEPVLDRLLLFWSDKRNPHEVMPAHKTRYAITLWYFDTKERKKFFEEIKQQGKQKPTSVQIKAKDKS
- the LOC5518820 gene encoding prolyl hydroxylase EGLN3 isoform X2, which encodes MDKLVEYSSHLFESDGREWMNYPSPVSSGMLCAFCEQDIPDRRGSPYKCIKCSAKYCSKEHQKADLRFHHRRCGDGINGKRVESENTEYFALETLPVSAHLKDNLINSYDESGEICSQPSKQTVNIVEFVVDSLVRNGHCILDNFHGSSLATSILNEVKDMHNKGCFTDGQLLSVSGQGTSNRGIREDEITWVNGGENGCHSISQHMSAMDTLIYLCSSYGIKDHDIQHRSQAMLACYPGQGTGYKRHIDNPNKDGRCITTIYYLNPGWNSKTDGGTLKLMPEKSFFPELNKSEVEVEPVLDRLLLFWSDKRNPHEVMPAHKTRYAITLWYFDTKERKKFFEEIKQQGKQKPTSVQIKAKDKS
- the LOC5518820 gene encoding prolyl hydroxylase EGLN3 isoform X1: MERSLYNNIYMKGGNTKPRDLCVYIRYIQCLSNASGPEFTMERFRRKLARLQLKLRIHERLSPEIVARREWMNYPSPVSSGMLCAFCEQDIPDRRGSPYKCIKCSAKYCSKEHQKADLRFHHRRCGDGINGKRVESENTEYFALETLPVSAHLKDNLINSYDESGEICSQPSKQTVNIVEFVVDSLVRNGHCILDNFHGSSLATSILNEVKDMHNKGCFTDGQLLSVSGQGTSNRGIREDEITWVNGGENGCHSISQHMSAMDTLIYLCSSYGIKDHDIQHRSQAMLACYPGQGTGYKRHIDNPNKDGRCITTIYYLNPGWNSKTDGGTLKLMPEKSFFPELNKSEVEVEPVLDRLLLFWSDKRNPHEVMPAHKTRYAITLWYFDTKERKKFFEEIKQQGKQKPTSVQIKAKDKS